Proteins co-encoded in one Coraliomargarita parva genomic window:
- the cysT gene encoding sulfate ABC transporter permease subunit CysT — protein sequence MNTENSNFPKRCKLKQRRVLPGFRLTLGLSLVYLGLIVLIPLSTVFVESAGMGWRGFIEAGFSPRVLAAYRLSFGTAFFAGLVNALFGLLLAWVLVRYRFPGRRLLDGLVDLPFALPTAVAGIALTAIYSRNGWMGSWLEGLGLQVAFTPIGIGVALVFVGLPFVVRTVQPVIEDLDRELEEAAATLGASRFRIFRSVVFPVLLPALLTGFALSFARGIGEYGSVVFISGNMPMRTEIAPLLIVSKLEQYDYAGATAIALVMLLFSFFLLFGINLLQRWSHRRIS from the coding sequence ATGAACACGGAAAATTCCAACTTCCCGAAGCGATGCAAACTCAAACAACGACGGGTGTTGCCCGGATTTCGCCTGACCCTCGGTTTGAGTTTGGTCTATCTGGGATTGATCGTCCTGATTCCGCTCTCCACGGTTTTCGTCGAGAGCGCGGGAATGGGCTGGCGCGGCTTCATTGAAGCCGGCTTCTCTCCCCGCGTTCTCGCGGCCTACCGTTTGAGCTTCGGCACGGCGTTCTTTGCGGGCCTGGTCAATGCGCTCTTCGGATTGTTGCTGGCCTGGGTCTTGGTGCGCTACCGCTTCCCGGGGCGGCGGTTGCTGGACGGGTTGGTGGACCTGCCCTTCGCCTTGCCCACGGCGGTTGCCGGGATTGCGCTGACCGCGATCTACTCGCGCAACGGTTGGATGGGGAGTTGGCTTGAAGGCTTGGGCCTGCAGGTGGCCTTCACCCCGATCGGCATCGGCGTCGCGTTGGTCTTTGTGGGCCTGCCTTTCGTTGTGCGCACGGTGCAGCCCGTGATCGAGGATTTGGACCGCGAGCTCGAAGAGGCGGCTGCGACGCTCGGTGCCTCGCGCTTCCGGATCTTCCGCTCGGTGGTTTTTCCTGTTCTCTTGCCGGCACTCTTGACCGGTTTCGCCCTCTCGTTTGCCCGTGGCATCGGGGAATACGGATCGGTCGTTTTCATTTCCGGCAATATGCCGATGCGCACTGAAATCGCGCCTCTACTGATCGTTTCGAAACTGGAACAATACGACTATGCCGGAGCGACTGCAATCGCTCTGGTCATGTTGCTCTTCTCCTTCTTTCTGCTCTTTGGAATCAACCTGCTACAGCGCTGGTCGCACCGGCGGATCAGCTGA
- the cysW gene encoding sulfate ABC transporter permease subunit CysW, protein MAGATHSRLKLKASRRSHSRTADNGNPWTGGLLIAVALAFLLLFLLLPLCSIFYEALRQGWGAYAEAFVEPAALHAIRLTLLVSAIAVPLNTVFGLCASWGIAKYEFPGKSILLSLIDLPFAVSPVISGLIYVLLFGAHGWLGPWLDSHDVQVIFAVPGIVLATVFVTFPFVARELIPAMQSQGNDEEYAALTLGASGWQTFCRVTLPNIKWPLFYGVILCNARAMGEFGAVSVVSGHIREATNTMPLHVEILYNEYNFVAAFAVASLLALLALVTLVLKSAIELWTQRAVELPEGEREPDNPPMALASTDNPL, encoded by the coding sequence ATGGCTGGAGCCACACATTCCCGACTCAAATTGAAAGCAAGTCGAAGGTCGCACTCCCGGACTGCCGATAACGGCAATCCTTGGACCGGCGGGTTGTTGATCGCCGTTGCTTTGGCGTTTTTGCTACTGTTCCTCTTGTTGCCGTTGTGCTCGATTTTTTACGAGGCGTTGCGGCAAGGATGGGGCGCTTACGCTGAGGCTTTTGTGGAACCGGCGGCGCTGCATGCGATCCGACTGACCCTACTGGTGTCGGCGATCGCCGTGCCGCTGAATACCGTCTTCGGTCTTTGTGCCAGCTGGGGGATTGCGAAATACGAGTTTCCGGGCAAGAGCATCCTGCTAAGCCTGATCGATCTGCCCTTTGCGGTTTCTCCAGTCATCTCCGGTTTGATTTATGTCCTGCTTTTCGGTGCGCATGGTTGGCTGGGGCCCTGGTTGGACTCACACGATGTGCAGGTTATTTTTGCCGTGCCCGGGATTGTGCTGGCTACGGTGTTTGTCACCTTTCCCTTTGTTGCCCGGGAGTTAATCCCGGCGATGCAGTCCCAGGGCAATGACGAGGAATACGCGGCCTTGACCCTCGGTGCTTCCGGTTGGCAGACATTTTGCCGGGTGACCCTGCCCAATATCAAGTGGCCCCTGTTTTATGGTGTCATCCTTTGCAATGCCCGCGCGATGGGGGAGTTCGGGGCGGTCTCCGTAGTTTCCGGACATATTCGTGAGGCCACCAATACCATGCCGCTGCACGTCGAGATCCTCTACAACGAATACAATTTCGTGGCAGCCTTTGCCGTGGCTTCACTGCTCGCCTTGCTGGCACTGGTAACGCTGGTTTTGAAATCCGCGATCGAGTTGTGGACGCAACGTGCGGTCGAACTGCCTGAGGGTGAACGTGAGCCCGATAATCCCCCCATGGCCCTCGCTTCAACCGATAACCCATTATGA